In a genomic window of Coriobacteriia bacterium:
- a CDS encoding radical SAM protein → MAHVRSLFFEGAASESENKALQAVKLGRPSSLIWNITNRCNLKCNHCYMAADAHTLPDQLTDAECIDLVKRMSEAKVPVAFLSGGEPMMRENFWEILEAVAATGVRPTISTNCTFIDEKSAKRLKENGVRWVATSMYGPEKFHDDMVGVPGTHARVMSAIKTLRKNDVGVVLKTALTKETWNYIFDIIQMCKDLDCGMIYICDLITSGRSEGEEDMRVTTEQWRELCDFIVEDIQKPGNDLDYDIGAIPSVIPYIAEKFIEQGIDVHKGLERLQIFSACPVGKGHMTINSEGGVMACQFAQDWTVGNIREISFAEATSRLFEIDTQESKGQCAPEKCEYSRICRGCRVKAWQRTGDTMEEDISCILHPSERKIPTAYSDKAIPCQGSCS, encoded by the coding sequence ATGGCTCACGTTCGCTCATTATTTTTTGAAGGTGCCGCGTCCGAATCGGAAAACAAGGCGCTTCAGGCGGTCAAGCTCGGCCGTCCCAGCAGTTTGATTTGGAACATCACCAATCGCTGCAATCTCAAATGCAATCACTGCTATATGGCCGCCGATGCCCACACGCTTCCCGACCAGCTAACCGACGCCGAATGCATAGACCTCGTGAAGCGTATGAGCGAGGCGAAGGTCCCGGTCGCGTTTTTGAGCGGCGGCGAGCCGATGATGCGCGAAAACTTTTGGGAGATTCTCGAGGCGGTCGCAGCCACCGGTGTCCGTCCCACCATTTCGACGAACTGTACCTTCATCGACGAGAAAAGCGCCAAACGACTCAAGGAAAACGGGGTACGTTGGGTGGCGACTTCGATGTACGGTCCGGAAAAATTCCATGATGACATGGTCGGCGTGCCGGGAACGCACGCAAGAGTAATGAGCGCCATCAAGACTCTTCGGAAAAACGATGTCGGCGTCGTACTCAAGACCGCGCTCACCAAGGAAACATGGAACTATATTTTCGATATCATCCAGATGTGCAAAGATCTCGATTGCGGCATGATTTACATCTGTGACCTCATCACGTCGGGGCGTTCGGAGGGCGAAGAGGACATGCGTGTGACCACTGAACAGTGGCGCGAATTGTGCGATTTCATCGTCGAAGACATCCAAAAGCCCGGCAACGATTTGGATTATGACATCGGCGCCATCCCCTCGGTCATCCCCTACATCGCGGAAAAATTCATCGAACAAGGAATCGATGTCCATAAGGGACTCGAACGTCTCCAAATCTTCTCCGCGTGCCCCGTCGGAAAAGGACATATGACCATCAATTCCGAGGGCGGAGTCATGGCCTGTCAGTTCGCCCAAGATTGGACCGTTGGAAATATCCGAGAGATTTCTTTTGCCGAAGCGACCTCTCGCCTCTTTGAAATCGATACCCAAGAATCCAAGGGGCAGTGCGCCCCCGAGAAGTGCGAATACAGTCGCATCTGCCGCGGCTGCCGCGTCAAGGCCTGGCAGCGCACAGGCGACACCATGGAAGAAGATATATCGTGCATACTTCACCCAAGCGAACGTAAAATACCGACCGCCTATTCAGACAAGGCGATTCCTTGCCAGGGAAGTTGCAGTTAA
- a CDS encoding GGDEF domain-containing protein — MPKLVGFGVAVLLVSVAGIAFCGHEIRTVLENDTVQKLDFTARSVASTLDNQITLMQSKLNTLQISAKLADPFRPLNEKMSALAYFGEQNNLVRGGIVDINGSARTYAGAIFDASNSDWFKGSKDGNATISNSAIADASSGKDIVTIAQPLYWNGTIVGVSFISQYTAEYLSSPVASLTDGEYKVNVVDENRRFLLKDRGNVDFLQQVKRETPPRDYQKLVDDLTNQQAGVASVVIKSQGYEVAYHPLMKQNGWSIVAITQTRNANSYVEDIFTYLDIFGGVIAVLLFVLVETLVIEVERKHMKEAESLPFDVETEENLRAAVPQNERGVLERIECIKRGLAADELAVIGILEIESLSKFPQVYSRRIAGKVVVALSEKLASFDDGKCAITSFDRTFFVISCAGFHSRRECREYIQDIEELVNEPIRIDELVLTVTMHMGAHIYHKNPENGKDAQGLLDVAKRALDEARSTRKGLVFYSQAMEKSEEKSNFIQNNLPFAIAHDELQLVYQPQFDLRTQKMTGVEALLRWHSAEYGVLLPREFLPIAESEGHILEIGRWVVDEVFKDAAAHADRDLVFSFNASPLELFNPGYVSYVIEKFTHYGLKQGSVAIEFSEEGIVDILEQVFPALETLRAAGLLVYIDQFGSQIEALVRFANAPLDAIKIEGRYYESMELDIRRRMLVECSVDFGNKLGIHVMAQDVMTDAQEQSLINKGCEKGQGYLLSRPLPLDVLMQLPLVS; from the coding sequence GTGCCCAAGTTGGTTGGGTTCGGTGTTGCTGTATTGTTGGTGTCCGTTGCCGGGATTGCATTTTGTGGTCACGAAATTAGAACGGTGCTTGAAAACGACACGGTTCAAAAACTTGATTTCACGGCGCGGTCCGTCGCTTCTACTCTCGATAATCAAATAACGCTCATGCAATCGAAATTGAATACGCTCCAAATCTCTGCAAAGCTTGCGGATCCTTTTCGACCGTTGAATGAGAAAATGTCTGCGTTGGCATATTTCGGAGAACAGAATAACCTCGTTCGCGGGGGTATCGTCGATATCAACGGCAGTGCCCGCACCTATGCCGGTGCGATATTCGACGCGTCGAACAGTGATTGGTTCAAGGGGTCCAAAGACGGGAATGCGACCATATCGAACTCGGCGATAGCCGATGCATCCTCCGGAAAAGACATCGTCACCATAGCCCAACCGTTGTATTGGAATGGCACAATAGTCGGAGTCTCGTTCATTTCACAATACACGGCGGAATATTTATCTTCTCCGGTGGCATCGCTTACCGACGGAGAATACAAAGTGAATGTCGTGGACGAAAATAGGCGCTTTCTTTTGAAAGACCGTGGGAATGTCGATTTTTTGCAGCAAGTAAAAAGAGAAACGCCTCCGAGAGATTATCAAAAGCTCGTCGATGACTTGACCAATCAACAAGCGGGAGTCGCCTCGGTCGTGATTAAGTCGCAGGGGTATGAAGTCGCGTATCACCCCCTTATGAAACAGAATGGGTGGTCAATCGTCGCTATCACTCAGACGCGAAATGCAAACTCATATGTCGAGGATATTTTTACCTACCTCGATATCTTCGGCGGAGTAATCGCCGTGCTGTTGTTCGTCCTTGTGGAGACGCTCGTCATCGAGGTGGAGAGGAAACATATGAAAGAGGCGGAAAGTCTTCCTTTCGATGTCGAGACCGAAGAAAATCTTCGAGCCGCCGTCCCGCAAAATGAACGAGGCGTTTTGGAGAGGATAGAGTGCATCAAGAGGGGTTTAGCTGCCGATGAATTAGCGGTGATAGGGATACTGGAAATAGAGTCGCTTTCGAAATTTCCTCAGGTATATAGTCGACGAATTGCTGGAAAAGTGGTGGTGGCGCTCTCCGAGAAGCTCGCTTCTTTCGATGATGGCAAATGCGCTATCACCTCTTTCGATCGAACTTTCTTTGTTATCAGTTGCGCAGGCTTCCACTCCCGGAGAGAGTGCCGTGAATATATTCAGGATATCGAAGAACTGGTGAACGAGCCCATCAGAATCGACGAGCTCGTGCTCACTGTAACCATGCATATGGGCGCACATATTTATCATAAGAATCCGGAAAATGGGAAAGATGCACAAGGGCTTCTCGATGTCGCGAAGCGCGCGCTCGACGAGGCTCGTTCCACCCGGAAAGGCCTTGTGTTTTATAGTCAGGCAATGGAAAAAAGTGAGGAAAAAAGTAATTTCATTCAAAATAATCTTCCCTTTGCGATTGCGCATGATGAATTGCAGTTGGTTTATCAACCTCAATTCGATTTGCGCACACAAAAGATGACGGGGGTCGAAGCGTTGTTGCGATGGCACAGTGCAGAGTATGGCGTTCTTTTGCCGAGAGAGTTCCTGCCCATTGCCGAAAGCGAAGGCCATATTCTCGAAATCGGTCGGTGGGTTGTCGACGAAGTATTCAAAGATGCCGCTGCTCACGCAGATAGAGATTTGGTGTTTTCGTTTAACGCATCCCCGCTCGAACTTTTCAATCCGGGTTACGTGTCATATGTCATTGAAAAATTCACCCACTATGGACTCAAACAGGGTTCGGTTGCAATCGAATTCAGCGAGGAAGGCATAGTCGATATCTTGGAGCAAGTTTTTCCGGCGCTTGAGACGCTGCGAGCGGCGGGTCTCTTGGTATACATCGATCAGTTCGGCTCTCAAATTGAGGCTCTTGTACGTTTTGCAAACGCACCTCTCGATGCGATAAAAATCGAAGGTCGGTATTATGAGTCCATGGAGCTGGACATACGCCGACGGATGCTTGTGGAATGCAGTGTGGACTTTGGAAATAAATTAGGTATCCATGTAATGGCGCAAGATGTCATGACCGATGCGCAAGAACAGTCGCTCATTAACAAAGGATGCGAAAAAGGGCAGGGATACCTGCTGTCTCGACCGCTTCCCCTAGATGTGCTCATGCAGCTTCCGCTGGTATCATGA